Genomic segment of Eremothecium sinecaudum strain ATCC 58844 chromosome VIII, complete sequence:
ATCCAGGTTGTTGATCTACCTGGCATCATTCATGGAGCTTCAAAAGGTAAGGGTCGTGGTAGACAGGTTATTGCTACTGCGCGTACTGCAGATTTGATCTTGATGGTTTTGGATGCGACAAAGAGTTCATATCAGCGTGCATCGTTAGAAAAGGAACTGGAATCTATTGGGATCCGTTTGAACAAGGAAAAGCCAAACATCTACTTCAAGCAGAAACCGACTGGTGGAATAAAAATTAACTTCACTTCGCCGGAAAGATCTAACTTGACCGAGGAAGCCATTAAGTTAATTCTGCGAGACTACCGTATCCACAATGCTGAAGTGCTTATTCGGGATAGTGCATGCACAATTGACGACTTTATTGATGTTGTAAACGAAAAACACAGAAACTACATCAAGTGTCTTTACGTATACAACAAAATCGATGCTGTGTCACTTGAAGAGGTAGACAGGCTGGCACGTGAGCCAAATACCGTTGTTATCTCCTGTGAAATGGAATGTGGATTAGATGATGTGGTGGAAGAAATATGGTATCAACTAAACTTGAATAGAATTTTCACCAAGAAGCGTGGCATTCGGCCTGACTTTTCAGATCCTCTTGTGATAAGGAATAGCTCTACTATTGCTGACCTTTGTCACCATATTCATCGAGACTTCAAAGATAAGTTTAAAtattctttggtttggGGATCCTCAGCCAAGCATTCGCCACAGAAATGTGGGTTAAATCACAAGTTACatgatgaagatgttgTTTGCTTATTTACCAAATAGATTTAGAATTTATATAGAGAAGTTTTCTAGCCTTCACAGACGAAACTCAATAATTGATGTCACACATGCAATTAGTAGTGTCAACTTACAATTTTTAGTTCAACATAAATTTGAAAAACTTCCACGGTCAATACCATGACATCAGACAATCTTAAATTACAATAACGACTCAAATCATTTATGGTTTCTCATACTTCACGAATACTTAGGCAGGCAACCAAGATTCATATAACAACGCCAATCTTCTACCCAAATGCAAAACCGCATCTTGGCCATCTCTACTCGTCACTACTATGCGACGTACAAGCAAGATGGAATAAGCTAAAATTTAACGAAGTTTTATTTACTACTGGAACCGACGAACATGGATTAAAGATTCAAAACGCAAGTGAAAATCTGGGCTTTACTTCACCAAAAGACTTTGTGGATAAACTACTTCatcattttcttcaattggATAAGCGCGCTAACATTGAGTATACAAGATTCATCAGAACCACTGATGAAGATCATGTAGAAAATGTCAAGAAGCTGTGGAAGTTATGCTACGATAGAGGTTATATTTACAAAGGCACACATGATGGTTGGTACTCAGTCGCTGATGAGACCTTTTATCCAGCTAGCAAAATACTGCAGGTGATCGGTGAGAAGGAAATTCCACTCTCAGCTTCTTCAGAGGGTACTGCTTCAGAGGGGAAATATATTAACACTGAAACCCGCAGTGAGGTATTTTATCAGAAGGAGACAAATTATTTTTTTAGGTTATCTTCCTTTAATGATCAATTAATTAAGATTTTACTTGATAAACCAGGCTTAATATACCCGCGTTCAAGTTACAACCAAGTTTTATCATCTCTACAAGAGCAGCCGTTACAGGACCTTTCTATATCAAGGCCTGCAACAAGATTAAAATGGGGTATACCAACTCCAGGTGACCAGAGTCAGCGGATTTATGTGTGGTTTGACGCCCTGTGTAACTATGTCACATCCATTGGTGGGGTTGATGCCTTGTTaaccaaaaaaaaagttTCAATTGAACACGGAGCTCATTCCTTAGATAATTTAACAGTTGATACTGCAGAATGGTGGTCTAATACGACCCACTTGATTGGAAAAGATATTATAAGATTTCACACCATATATTGGCCTGCAATCCTTTTGGCTGCAGGGCTTCCGCTTCCAAATAGAATTGTGGTTCATGGACATTGGCTTTCACAAGGACGGAAGATGTCAAAAAGTATAGGTAACGTTGTAGATCCAATTGAAATGATTGAGCGCTATAACGTTGACATGGTTAGATGGTACATTTTGGAGTATTCCACGCTGGAGAGTGATGGCGATTTTGTTGAAGCAAATCTAAGAAAAACTAGAGAGCTT
This window contains:
- the RBG2 gene encoding Rbg2p (Syntenic homolog of Ashbya gossypii AAL134W; Syntenic homolog of Saccharomyces cerevisiae YGR173W (RBG2)): MGIIDKIKSIEEEMARTQKNKATEHHLGLLKGKLARYRQQLLEESTASSGGGGTGFEVAKSGDARVVLIGYPSVGKSSLLGKITTTKSEVAHYAFTTLTSVPGVLKCNGAEIQVVDLPGIIHGASKGKGRGRQVIATARTADLILMVLDATKSSYQRASLEKELESIGIRLNKEKPNIYFKQKPTGGIKINFTSPERSNLTEEAIKLILRDYRIHNAEVLIRDSACTIDDFIDVVNEKHRNYIKCLYVYNKIDAVSLEEVDRLAREPNTVVISCEMECGLDDVVEEIWYQLNLNRIFTKKRGIRPDFSDPLVIRNSSTIADLCHHIHRDFKDKFKYSLVWGSSAKHSPQKCGLNHKLHDEDVVCLFTK
- the MSM1 gene encoding methionine--tRNA ligase MSM1 (Syntenic homolog of Ashbya gossypii AAL133W; Syntenic homolog of Saccharomyces cerevisiae YGR171C (MSM1)), which translates into the protein MVSHTSRILRQATKIHITTPIFYPNAKPHLGHLYSSLLCDVQARWNKLKFNEVLFTTGTDEHGLKIQNASENLGFTSPKDFVDKLLHHFLQLDKRANIEYTRFIRTTDEDHVENVKKLWKLCYDRGYIYKGTHDGWYSVADETFYPASKILQVIGEKEIPLSASSEGTASEGKYINTETRSEVFYQKETNYFFRLSSFNDQLIKILLDKPGLIYPRSSYNQVLSSLQEQPLQDLSISRPATRLKWGIPTPGDQSQRIYVWFDALCNYVTSIGGVDALLTKKKVSIEHGAHSLDNLTVDTAEWWSNTTHLIGKDIIRFHTIYWPAILLAAGLPLPNRIVVHGHWLSQGRKMSKSIGNVVDPIEMIERYNVDMVRWYILEYSTLESDGDFVEANLRKTRELLAAKWGNLVHRCGGVKFNISRAVSSFNGISVNDFASVLNNAAFDSLKGKLDTLSEDLDRMIENYELSNAVKHIWSIINDANNVVQTGEPWAKPKEEQDMIIYAATESARIAAIASLAFIPDLSNKLLDRLDVEPSKRSLEYIKFGADNNYGSKANMKGREVPIKRL